Within the Gossypium raimondii isolate GPD5lz chromosome 12, ASM2569854v1, whole genome shotgun sequence genome, the region CAGCATCTGATTATAATTTACAGAGTATACACTTATCTCCTTTTGGTTCTAAAAGATTCAATTGTCGTGAATTTCCACAACACCCTCActgttaatttcaaaaaataaaaccccATCAAAACTGCCAGTCAATTCAAAACCCTAGAGGTAACTCAGTTTTAACAAGAAAAACTGCAAAAGACCAGGCTTAAACCCTTCAAACAGAATGCAACAGATAGTTCCATAGTTTCATTACTTTGATTCTAAActagaaaaaattcaaataaaataccATGAAACCAAAAGCAACCCATCATTGATAACCCAATAACAAGATGCACTACTTAAAATTTCAGCCTTAAAATTAGCTCAGAAAAActgaaatttcaatattaaaaacaaaacataaacaaaaggAGTAAAAGTGTCATTTAAATTTCTATACAGAAAAGTGAGGAGACTGCACCTAAAGAATGCTTGTTTCCTTTGAATCACTGATGAGTTTGCTGACAGTCGAGAGTTGAACAAACAACAGCAACAATAGGAACAAGAAACCATAGAAGAAAGTGGAGAGAGAAACTATAAGTTACTGATTAAATAGAGATGAcggttttttttcttctttttttaagaaatttacgaATTAATAACTACAAATTGGGTTAACCAACAGACGAAGAATCTTTCGTTTTTAATAACGCAACGCCACGGGGTAAGGTGGACCGGACCGACTCCCTCCCTTTCGTGTTGTTctaaactttgaaaaaattaaatatttaatccctatacttaaaaagttaaaaaattaagttcatcctttttttgttttttgaaaatttcagtctaatcattaaaatagtaaatattttctatcaaaatttatcaatttaaaattataattactttGTTTTCACTTCTCATATGAGGAAGCATATGATTAgcaaaaagatttttaaattgaagcAATAAGATCTAAggatcaaatatcaaattatatacaagtacatggactaaaagcaaattttagcctttttttttcttttttttctcttctaaaaATCTATTCAACCTCGAATTAGAGATTTTGataaatcatattaaattttgatacatttttaaaatttaaatccgaaatttaaaagattaataaataatttttttatataagagattttaattttagatcaCTGACTTAGCTTTCCACGTTTGTTTGCTAACTTATATCAGTGGCTAAAAAATTTTGCGGAAAGCTGGCTTTttttagaaggaaaaaaaaaccccGAAAATGACGGTGAAAATGGTGTTACTCTAACTTATTGTTAAGGGCAATCAAATTTGGTACACAAGGGGAATGAAGGGTAGCTATCAACCCCATCTCATCTGGCTTATTATATAGTATTAAATGTAGATTGCATGTTTGGCATGTCAAGGCATTAAGACAGGCAAGATATTTGTGTGGTATTCCATCTCTTTTTTAATCATCCATAATTAGCATTTGGGACAGCCAATAATTATCTGTATTCTTGGATGACTGCTCACCTTATTAAAGAAGTAGATGTTCAATACTAACATTAAGTTAATAGGTATCATGTCGGTCCTTGTTAACGTGAGATGTATTATtcgtttcataattttattgataaaaaacagtcttattttattttattttaaaatttttaattgttaattaaaacacatgatatttttaaaaaattaaaattatataacataccatataattattctaaaattaataatgtaaacacttatttaatatatagttACATTATTgataccattattattttatggactagcataaataaagataaatgagGCCTTAACTTGTTGGTTAAAGCAAAGGTCTTGACTCTTGAGTCTCTAGTAAACTCATATTCATGTTTTATTATACACATTTGTGATATTTGAGTCTTATCTCATTTTGTGAGTGTGTAGACCTGATCATAAGTCGGGTCACTTGTTCAGGCTTGAAGGCCTACTTGAAAAGTGGAAGGATTTGGACAAAATTATATCCTGAAAATGGACTTGGActaaaaaataagatttattttttaaatgggccgggcctcgaGTAGAATTTTTTTGGCTCGGATTCAGCTCGAATCAACATAAACTTCCTATTTGTTTTTGCTATTATTTCGCTActatattgttaatattttgtaattgttTGAATATGGTATAACTTTTGTTTTAcagttaattttgctactattttagagagaTTTGATGGTTAAATTACAACTATCTTATTGCTTAAGTATAAAGTATTTTTGTAAtgtcttttcaatttattgaaaaacatttattttattatttttagtgtattttttgtttttaattttgttttcatataaaagaataatcttaaaaaaaattaatgagtgGGATGGGTCGAGCTCTggtttaacatttttaacctGGGCTGAACttggagtaaaattttaaaccattttttgagTTAAACTCGAACCTAAAATTCTGCATTGACCCGACCCGACTCATGATTAAGTCTATGCTTGTACCATGTGtgagttattttttattcttcattcGCTATACTTTATACTGTTGCTGTGCTTGTAATTGTACTGTCTTACATTATTCgcaccttaaaaaaaaaactctacaaGCAAGTTAGAAAAACcacctattttttttattttaaataattatatattcataAGGGCCCAATGCAGGCCCAAGGAGTTCTTTGAGGTCCTGGTGAGACGTAAGAATCAATACAAGCTTTTGATGCAGCCGTGTGGATTGTTCAATGACCGATAACCCACCCAAATATCCAATACCAAATTAATGCTTTTATCTGatccaaattcaaaaaatttaattggaaACAGCTCTGCCCTACCCGAAGCcgatcttttattttttatatatataaaaaatgaaaaatcaaagcTCAAAGAGACAACTTCAATGCAGAGAACGGTGTCATGTTCATGGCATTAGAGTTATTATGAATACTAGGATGGAATGGCACGCTTTGACAAGTGCCTCTACCACTACGATTCTTTCCCTTCAAATCTcttcaatgaaaaataaaatcatatcagAAGAGCGTAAGAGTGACAAAAGTATATATAATCTGTATCAGTTTAACCAATACTCAAGAAATCTCTCTGCTTTAATCtgagaataaattgaaaaaaaaatatcctTGAATTGCCATGGAAGGCACTTCTTTATTCCCTATCAAACAGACCTTTTGTTCCTACACCTATtcttatatttaaatgtttatttcaGTTTCAGCTCCAAACTCCAAATCATAATTTGCCctgctttgtttttttctttgttttgctAAATAATGCCTCTGGAAACATGCAAGCCTGACCATTCCTCTGGTGAAGGAGATAAGCATACTAGATTACTTGATAAAGAAGTCAAAGACATGGTCTCCGCCATTACTCGCCGTGTTGCCGGTATTCATAAACCGGGATCGAGCCACGTCGGAGATGATGGTGATGACGATCTGCATGGTGTTGGAATCATCACGCTTGCAGGAAGCAATGCCGGGGCAACAATGCGAAGCGAGGTGGATGAGAAATCCAGCAGTCCTCATGGGATTTCACTTGGGGGGGAGCCTGATGAATGGAGTACCTATGTTAACAGCAATTTCCAAGCTGTTAACAATTCGATCATGTTCGAGAGCAGCTATAACGCCAACGATCCCGGCGTTCATTTGGACGTCTCGGATGTTCCTGAACGTGAAGGCAAGAAGTCAACAGATAAGCATAGGAGgggaaagaaaatagaaaacgaTTCCGCCAAAGCTGAACTTACCGATTCCGATTAACATGGTCTTGTCCCAATATACTTTGCATACTATAAATCTTTGTATTGTTTTACTATGCTTCTTCTCGTATTATGTCTTTGATTATATACCATTTTGGCTGTTTTCTGCATTATTGTTAGCCAAATAATGATAGAGTGTTTGAACTTTCAAGTTCATACTTGTCCTCTTGTGTCTTTAATTGCAATAAGAAGGCCTGTTGTGATGAATAAAATGGTCTATCACTTGTTTCTTATCGCCCTTCTAAACTGACATTTCCGGCACAAAGATATCAGAGACCGCAAAGTCTATGAACCCCCGGTATGCAATCGGGATTCAG harbors:
- the LOC105765378 gene encoding uncharacterized protein LOC105765378; the encoded protein is MPLETCKPDHSSGEGDKHTRLLDKEVKDMVSAITRRVAGIHKPGSSHVGDDGDDDLHGVGIITLAGSNAGATMRSEVDEKSSSPHGISLGGEPDEWSTYVNSNFQAVNNSIMFESSYNANDPGVHLDVSDVPEREGKKSTDKHRRGKKIENDSAKAELTDSD